The Aquificaceae bacterium genome includes a region encoding these proteins:
- a CDS encoding YqiA/YcfP family alpha/beta fold hydrolase yields MFIYELTNPEVILIHLHGFASNVKGSKLEVLRERSLQGRFSLFAMDMDYQTTTTSRVLEVLDVLVQGFSRKFSTVWLSGSSHGGYVSLNYLRFYRPEKVSKVFLFAPSYSTLGLTVREVGEEKCRSWLEGKEDLSFEECETGLEITINREFAVDIIQKGYEIIRDGEVDFPSELPYEIYVFHGRQDSMVPVEHSRLFTRKVKVKEFLELEDDHRLSSTFGSLVKKFM; encoded by the coding sequence ATGTTCATCTACGAGCTCACAAACCCTGAGGTTATTTTAATACACCTTCACGGCTTTGCCAGCAACGTAAAGGGTAGCAAGCTGGAGGTCCTGAGAGAAAGGAGCCTTCAGGGTAGATTTTCCCTATTTGCCATGGATATGGACTACCAGACCACTACCACCAGCAGAGTCCTTGAGGTGCTTGATGTCCTTGTGCAGGGCTTTTCCCGGAAATTTTCCACTGTATGGCTCTCGGGAAGTTCACACGGTGGTTATGTGTCCCTCAACTATCTCAGGTTCTACAGACCAGAAAAGGTGAGCAAGGTCTTTCTCTTTGCCCCCTCTTACTCAACCCTCGGGCTTACCGTAAGGGAAGTAGGGGAGGAAAAGTGCAGAAGCTGGCTTGAAGGCAAGGAGGATTTAAGTTTTGAGGAATGTGAAACGGGACTTGAAATAACCATAAACAGGGAGTTTGCTGTAGACATAATTCAGAAGGGCTATGAGATAATCAGGGATGGTGAGGTGGATTTTCCTTCAGAACTTCCCTACGAGATTTATGTCTTTCATGGCAGACAGGACAGTATGGTTCCGGTGGAACACTCAAGGCTATTTACCAGAAAGGTTAAAGTCAAGGAGTTTCTTGAGCTTGAGGATGACCACAGGCTAAGTAGCACTTTCGGGTCTCTGGTGAAGAAATTTATGTAA
- a CDS encoding DUF1858 domain-containing protein — protein MKERITLDTNLMELLKNFPQAREILMRYGYRTLEEEDIEDVVADKLTLKGFCRLMDLDDEAQGNLWQEIQDLYRQLED, from the coding sequence ATGAAGGAAAGAATCACGTTGGACACCAACCTTATGGAGCTTCTCAAAAACTTTCCCCAGGCAAGGGAAATCCTCATGAGGTATGGCTATCGCACCCTTGAGGAGGAGGATATTGAGGATGTGGTGGCTGATAAGCTGACCCTTAAGGGTTTTTGCAGATTGATGGACCTGGATGATGAAGCTCAGGGAAATCTCTGGCAGGAGATACAAGATTTATACAGACAGCTGGAGGATTAA
- the murB gene encoding UDP-N-acetylmuramate dehydrogenase, protein MLIRERVGLSSYTTIGVGGKAKYFAQPDREEDLRYLLFFAQDKGLEVFILGRGANTIFGDFDGLVIGMRSFKALRVKGEGDSLYIEAQAGVPLSELVNLSLRENLEGFYRLGGFPATVGGAVAMNAGAFGYDISAHLVEVSFMDWEGRVHRAKKEELNFTYRGSPFPELGMVFLASFRVPLSRADVRKEYELIRERRKRTQPINMLTSGSTFKNPPGDYAGRLLEKVGMKGFRVGSIAFSELHANFLVNLGGGNYEEVVRIIEEAKRRVFEEFGINLEEEVRLVESGSAYGRKVCRA, encoded by the coding sequence ATGTTGATAAGAGAAAGGGTTGGGCTTTCATCCTATACTACCATAGGAGTTGGCGGTAAGGCAAAATACTTCGCCCAGCCAGACAGAGAAGAGGATTTAAGATACTTACTTTTTTTTGCACAGGATAAAGGTCTTGAAGTCTTTATCCTCGGCAGGGGTGCTAACACCATATTTGGAGATTTTGATGGTCTCGTTATAGGCATGAGGAGTTTCAAGGCTCTGAGGGTAAAAGGGGAAGGCGATAGCCTTTACATAGAAGCTCAGGCGGGGGTGCCTCTTTCGGAGCTTGTAAACCTTTCCCTGAGGGAAAATCTTGAGGGTTTTTACAGGCTTGGGGGCTTTCCTGCGACGGTTGGGGGCGCGGTAGCTATGAACGCGGGAGCCTTTGGTTATGATATAAGCGCGCACCTTGTGGAGGTGAGCTTTATGGACTGGGAGGGGAGGGTTCACAGGGCAAAGAAGGAGGAGCTAAATTTTACTTACAGAGGCTCTCCCTTTCCGGAGCTTGGTATGGTGTTTCTTGCCAGCTTCAGGGTGCCACTCAGCAGGGCAGATGTGAGAAAAGAGTATGAGCTTATAAGAGAGAGAAGAAAACGGACACAGCCCATAAACATGCTAACGAGCGGGTCCACCTTCAAAAATCCTCCGGGCGATTATGCGGGAAGGCTTTTAGAAAAGGTAGGTATGAAGGGCTTCAGGGTTGGAAGCATTGCCTTCTCAGAGCTTCACGCCAACTTTCTTGTAAACTTGGGCGGAGGGAACTACGAGGAGGTGGTTAGAATAATAGAAGAGGCCAAAAGAAGGGTCTTTGAAGAGTTTGGTATAAACCTTGAGGAGGAGGTAAGGCTCGTTGAAAGTGGTAGTGCTTATGGGAGGAAGGTCTGCAGAGCGTGA
- a CDS encoding diacylglycerol/polyprenol kinase family protein codes for MNIGEIIEDLETRRKVFHLFALLLWLVPLGFFPAWLSFLLFLGVLGVNLLTVMKAWKDRFRLYYQLVYRLEREKNLSKPGIQALWANLGIFLVFILFGREPAIVSVVVLAVGDAFASIVGIRYGRRRIGERSLEGTLAFFLSSFLVLLPFVEMWKALVVSFLSAVVEALPVGIDDNFTVPLTAGFVYWIML; via the coding sequence ATGAACATAGGGGAAATTATAGAGGATTTGGAAACAAGAAGAAAGGTTTTTCACCTTTTTGCCCTGCTTTTATGGTTGGTTCCGCTGGGCTTTTTTCCCGCATGGCTAAGCTTTTTGCTGTTCCTTGGCGTATTGGGGGTCAACCTTCTTACTGTGATGAAGGCCTGGAAAGACAGGTTCAGGCTATACTACCAGCTTGTTTACAGGCTTGAAAGGGAGAAAAACCTATCAAAGCCAGGCATTCAGGCTCTGTGGGCAAACCTGGGCATATTCCTGGTTTTCATCCTCTTTGGAAGAGAGCCTGCCATAGTCTCTGTGGTGGTTCTTGCAGTGGGGGATGCTTTTGCCAGCATAGTGGGGATTAGGTATGGAAGAAGGAGGATTGGAGAGAGAAGCCTTGAGGGGACGCTTGCCTTTTTCCTTTCAAGTTTTCTGGTGCTTCTGCCCTTTGTGGAGATGTGGAAGGCTCTCGTAGTCTCTTTTCTTTCTGCAGTTGTTGAGGCTCTGCCTGTAGGGATTGACGACAACTTCACAGTGCCCTTGACTGCAGGCTTTGTATACTGGATAATGCTTTAA
- the ftsZ gene encoding cell division protein FtsZ, which produces MEGLNPTRIKVFGVGGGGSNAVNRMYLEGIEGVELFVINTDVQHLASLSVPNKIQIGEKVTKGLGAGAKPEVGEQAALEDADKIREVLRNTDMLFIASGLGGGTGTGAAPIIAEIAKDMGILTVSVVTKPFNFEGPKRMQVASEGLEKLRDVVDTYIVVNNQKLVEMADRNFSIKDAFKMVDDVLAKAVMGITSIVVTPALINVDFADVKTVMEKGGLALIGIGEGKGDGRRDYAIEQAISSPLLEGNSIQGARRLLVTLWVSEDVPFREVEETIGRIRETAHEDALIIFGAMLENSRENFMRVAVVATDFENAQSLGQLKVVKKPEFKEPLKKAVPETTIEPVQPEIEDIPAYLRRKKKI; this is translated from the coding sequence ATGGAAGGTCTGAACCCCACGAGGATAAAGGTATTTGGAGTCGGAGGTGGTGGCTCCAACGCAGTAAACAGGATGTATCTTGAGGGTATTGAGGGTGTAGAGCTTTTTGTGATAAACACCGATGTCCAGCATCTTGCGTCCCTCTCAGTTCCCAACAAGATACAGATAGGAGAGAAGGTCACGAAAGGTCTGGGAGCGGGTGCAAAGCCTGAGGTGGGAGAGCAGGCAGCCCTTGAGGATGCGGACAAGATAAGGGAGGTTTTGAGAAACACCGACATGCTCTTCATAGCCAGTGGACTTGGCGGAGGAACCGGAACCGGTGCAGCACCCATAATAGCGGAGATAGCAAAGGATATGGGCATACTCACCGTATCTGTGGTTACTAAGCCTTTCAACTTTGAAGGACCAAAAAGAATGCAGGTAGCAAGCGAGGGGCTGGAAAAACTCAGAGATGTGGTGGACACTTACATAGTGGTCAACAACCAGAAGCTGGTGGAGATGGCAGACAGAAACTTCAGCATAAAGGATGCCTTCAAGATGGTGGACGATGTGCTTGCAAAGGCGGTTATGGGAATTACCAGCATAGTGGTCACTCCAGCCCTTATAAACGTGGACTTTGCGGACGTAAAGACGGTGATGGAAAAGGGAGGGCTTGCCCTTATAGGAATAGGTGAGGGCAAGGGAGACGGAAGAAGGGACTATGCCATTGAACAGGCAATTAGCAGCCCACTCCTTGAGGGCAACAGCATACAGGGAGCAAGGAGATTGCTTGTGACCCTCTGGGTGAGCGAGGATGTGCCCTTCAGAGAAGTTGAGGAAACTATAGGCAGGATAAGGGAGACTGCCCACGAAGATGCCCTGATAATCTTTGGTGCCATGCTTGAAAACAGCAGGGAGAACTTCATGAGAGTGGCTGTGGTTGCCACGGACTTTGAAAATGCCCAGAGTCTTGGGCAGCTGAAGGTGGTCAAAAAGCCAGAATTCAAGGAGCCTCTGAAAAAGGCAGTTCCGGAAACAACCATAGAACCAGTCCAGCCGGAGATTGAGGATATACCTGCCTACCTCAGGAGGAAGAAGAAGATATAA
- a CDS encoding D-alanine--D-alanine ligase: protein MVVLMGGRSAEREISLKSGQAVLRALQELGHEAIPLDLTDDLCERLKNIKPDKVFIALHGPYGEDGRVQGLLDILGIPYVGSGVLGSSIAMDKDITKKVLSFHGIRVPRWVCIRSEEEELRWHIYPAIVKPADQGSSFGLFLVRDEVEAREAIKKCLELSKKVMVEEYIEGRDVTVGILKEKALPPVEIRPKRGIYDYESKYTKGMTEYLFVEDRDLAERLQETALLAHRLLELKDLSRVDFRISEDNRLYLLEVNTLPGLTELSLFPMACKKAGLDFRELIDMLLF from the coding sequence GTGGTAGTGCTTATGGGAGGAAGGTCTGCAGAGCGTGAGATTTCTCTAAAAAGCGGTCAGGCGGTGCTCAGAGCCCTTCAGGAGCTGGGGCACGAGGCTATACCCCTGGACCTGACTGACGACCTCTGCGAGAGACTGAAGAATATAAAGCCTGACAAGGTTTTTATTGCCCTTCACGGTCCCTACGGGGAGGATGGTAGGGTTCAGGGGCTTCTTGACATACTTGGAATTCCCTACGTGGGCTCTGGAGTTCTCGGAAGCAGTATAGCCATGGACAAGGATATTACAAAAAAGGTGCTCTCCTTTCATGGTATCAGAGTGCCACGCTGGGTCTGCATAAGGTCCGAAGAGGAAGAGCTCAGATGGCATATATACCCTGCAATCGTAAAGCCTGCTGACCAGGGCTCAAGCTTTGGACTTTTCCTCGTGAGGGATGAAGTTGAGGCGAGAGAGGCTATAAAAAAGTGTCTTGAACTTTCAAAAAAGGTCATGGTGGAAGAGTATATAGAGGGCAGAGATGTAACCGTGGGGATTCTGAAAGAAAAAGCACTGCCGCCGGTGGAAATAAGGCCAAAGAGGGGAATATACGACTATGAAAGTAAGTATACTAAAGGCATGACAGAATACCTTTTCGTGGAGGATAGAGACCTTGCTGAAAGACTTCAGGAAACTGCACTTCTTGCCCACAGATTACTTGAACTCAAAGACCTTTCAAGGGTCGATTTCAGGATAAGCGAAGACAACAGGCTCTACCTTCTGGAGGTAAACACCCTACCGGGTCTGACAGAACTGAGTCTTTTCCCCATGGCTTGCAAAAAGGCAGGACTTGATTTTAGAGAGTTGATAGATATGTTATTATTTTAA
- a CDS encoding TolC family protein produces the protein MHLMILILFIFSFSGAGELEVLIKYALDNSPALKTYQHMKKSAEYRERYSKSLPNPSAYLGLNNLPLNRPYPSKYESMSSLSVGFSQMYVLPTKREREALTARVEGEIFRLQEEVAKRELIREIKLRYLEWLYTYKREELYRNILSEIRSLEKLTEENYRLGRANLSELLSLKAEALKVERDMRNLLEDRRILKVELDSLVGKSFELRGEEPAIQEVDLEALNAEKSPYLKVVSEEIEKLKAEVERRRVEYLPDAEFMAEYMIRPGLENMFSLRVSVSLPLRRSVREELMVLEKLEELRAKELERERLRLQLRKEIQALKVEEVRVEGLRNLTQRLVEEKENELKALQIAYTFGKADFRDILRLYRELWELRMNLLELELERKRIKVRAEVYL, from the coding sequence ATGCACTTAATGATACTCATTCTCTTTATCTTTTCCTTTTCAGGCGCAGGGGAGCTTGAAGTGCTCATAAAATACGCCCTTGACAATTCACCGGCTCTCAAAACCTACCAGCATATGAAAAAATCTGCTGAATACAGAGAAAGATATTCAAAAAGCCTTCCAAATCCCTCAGCATACCTTGGTCTCAACAACCTTCCTCTCAACAGACCATACCCAAGCAAGTATGAGAGTATGAGCAGTCTTTCTGTAGGCTTTAGCCAGATGTATGTGCTTCCGACAAAAAGAGAAAGGGAAGCCCTTACTGCAAGGGTAGAGGGTGAGATTTTCCGGCTTCAGGAGGAGGTGGCAAAAAGGGAACTTATAAGAGAGATAAAGCTAAGATACCTTGAGTGGCTTTACACCTACAAAAGAGAAGAGCTCTATAGAAACATACTCTCCGAGATAAGGTCTCTTGAAAAGCTCACAGAGGAAAACTACAGGCTCGGTAGAGCAAACCTTTCTGAACTTCTTTCCCTGAAGGCTGAGGCTCTGAAGGTTGAGAGGGACATGAGAAACCTTCTTGAAGACCGAAGAATTCTAAAGGTTGAATTGGACAGCCTTGTGGGAAAGAGCTTTGAACTGAGAGGGGAAGAGCCAGCAATTCAGGAAGTTGACCTGGAGGCTTTAAATGCGGAAAAAAGCCCTTACTTAAAGGTGGTGTCCGAAGAGATAGAAAAGCTCAAGGCTGAGGTGGAAAGACGAAGGGTGGAGTATCTGCCGGATGCAGAGTTTATGGCGGAGTATATGATAAGACCCGGGCTTGAAAACATGTTTAGCCTCAGAGTAAGCGTCAGCCTTCCACTCAGAAGGTCTGTAAGGGAAGAACTCATGGTGCTTGAAAAACTGGAGGAGCTCAGGGCTAAGGAATTGGAGCGTGAAAGGCTAAGGCTTCAGCTAAGAAAGGAAATTCAGGCTCTCAAAGTGGAGGAAGTGAGGGTAGAAGGTTTAAGAAATCTCACCCAAAGGCTGGTGGAGGAAAAGGAAAATGAGCTCAAGGCTCTCCAGATTGCATACACCTTTGGAAAGGCAGACTTCAGGGACATACTGAGGCTCTACAGGGAGCTGTGGGAACTCAGGATGAACCTTCTTGAGCTTGAGCTTGAGAGGAAAAGAATAAAAGTAAGGGCGGAGGTGTATCTATGA
- the ftsA gene encoding cell division protein FtsA: MKLITALDIGTSKVVALVGEIDSYGDVHVIGIGESPSKGIDRGYVTRLDLAVNSVLSAMKEAQEMSGVKLSTVVLGISGPTLKSQNERDTVSISSQPVEIDYTHIERLIDRAIMRSREEGYEILSAIPRRFVLDEQEGVIDPVGLLGSKMSAEVHVVKIGASLLKNTEKVVMNAGMDIAGKFLSPLASAEAVLTYEEKEEGVLMMDMGAGLTNFVVFSEGSILVTGCVPMGGINITKDIAHFMKINVEQAERIKIENGYALADAVNETERIKIKPRGEEKEVTVGRKQLAEVIQIRLEEIMEKVADYLNAQGVNLDSLHAGVVITGGSAKLAGMREFLERYFDLPVRMGYPMGVIGLKEKVQDPAYATAVGLVKLAYRELTLEKRGVSQKGKEKVSENTFNLSSLITRFKSFFKDIM, encoded by the coding sequence ATGAAGCTAATAACAGCCCTTGACATAGGCACCAGTAAGGTGGTAGCCCTTGTGGGTGAGATAGATAGCTACGGTGATGTTCATGTCATAGGCATAGGGGAGAGCCCCTCAAAGGGTATAGACAGGGGTTATGTTACGCGTCTTGACCTTGCAGTAAACTCAGTCCTTAGTGCTATGAAAGAGGCTCAGGAAATGTCTGGTGTAAAGCTCTCAACGGTTGTGCTTGGCATCTCCGGTCCAACTCTAAAAAGTCAGAATGAGAGGGATACGGTAAGCATATCCTCCCAGCCAGTAGAGATAGACTACACTCACATAGAAAGGCTGATAGACAGAGCCATCATGCGCTCAAGGGAAGAGGGTTATGAAATACTGAGCGCCATACCCAGAAGGTTCGTGCTGGACGAGCAGGAGGGTGTAATAGACCCCGTTGGACTTCTTGGGTCAAAGATGTCTGCAGAGGTGCATGTGGTAAAGATAGGAGCAAGCCTTCTCAAGAACACGGAGAAGGTGGTCATGAACGCAGGCATGGACATAGCCGGGAAGTTTCTTTCTCCTCTTGCCTCTGCAGAGGCAGTGCTTACCTACGAGGAGAAGGAAGAGGGGGTGCTTATGATGGACATGGGTGCCGGACTTACAAACTTTGTGGTTTTCTCTGAAGGTTCCATACTGGTCACGGGATGTGTTCCCATGGGAGGGATTAACATAACTAAGGATATAGCCCATTTTATGAAAATAAACGTGGAACAGGCAGAGAGGATAAAGATAGAGAATGGTTACGCACTGGCGGATGCGGTAAACGAGACAGAGAGGATAAAGATAAAACCCAGGGGTGAAGAGAAGGAAGTGACCGTTGGCAGAAAACAGCTCGCTGAAGTTATACAGATAAGGCTTGAGGAAATCATGGAAAAGGTGGCGGACTACCTGAACGCTCAGGGGGTGAACCTGGACTCGCTCCATGCAGGTGTGGTTATAACGGGCGGGTCTGCAAAGCTGGCCGGTATGAGGGAATTTCTTGAGAGATACTTTGACCTTCCAGTAAGGATGGGCTACCCCATGGGTGTAATAGGGCTCAAAGAAAAGGTTCAGGACCCAGCCTATGCTACAGCTGTGGGGCTTGTTAAACTGGCCTACAGAGAGCTAACCCTGGAAAAAAGGGGAGTATCACAGAAGGGAAAAGAAAAAGTTTCAGAAAATACCTTTAACCTTTCAAGTCTTATAACGAGGTTCAAGTCTTTTTTTAAGGATATAATGTGA
- a CDS encoding NifU family protein, whose translation MKENELREVEEILERIRPALKEHHGDLKVVDIREGEVYLQFEGGCTDCPIADVSVKNVVDMAIKGNLSWVKKVEILQPKYQIG comes from the coding sequence ATGAAGGAGAATGAGCTAAGAGAGGTGGAAGAGATACTGGAAAGAATAAGACCAGCCCTTAAGGAGCACCACGGAGACCTAAAGGTGGTAGACATAAGGGAAGGTGAGGTTTACCTTCAGTTTGAGGGCGGCTGCACCGACTGTCCAATAGCGGACGTAAGCGTGAAAAACGTGGTGGACATGGCAATAAAGGGTAATCTCAGCTGGGTCAAAAAGGTGGAAATTCTTCAAC
- a CDS encoding iron-sulfur cluster assembly scaffold protein: protein MFEYSEKVLDHFLNPRNVGVLEDANAIGQCGNPACGDAMLFTLKVNPENDVIEDVRFKTFGCGSAIAVSSQLTEMIKGKPLTYALNLTYKDIFDELGGLPPQKIHCTNLGLETLHVAIKDYLLKQGRIEEAMRIPDCYEEEEEESREFEFLST from the coding sequence ATGTTTGAATACAGCGAGAAGGTGCTTGACCATTTTCTAAACCCACGGAATGTGGGTGTGCTTGAGGATGCCAATGCCATAGGTCAGTGTGGCAATCCAGCCTGTGGTGATGCCATGCTTTTCACCCTCAAGGTAAACCCTGAGAACGATGTTATAGAGGACGTGAGGTTCAAGACCTTTGGCTGCGGCTCAGCCATAGCGGTCTCCTCACAGCTGACAGAGATGATAAAGGGCAAGCCACTCACCTACGCCCTTAACCTGACCTACAAGGACATATTTGACGAGCTTGGTGGCCTCCCTCCACAAAAGATACACTGCACAAACCTGGGGCTTGAGACACTGCACGTTGCCATAAAGGACTACCTCCTCAAGCAGGGCAGAATTGAAGAAGCCATGAGGATACCTGACTGCTACGAGGAGGAAGAGGAAGAAAGCAGAGAGTTTGAATTTCTTTCCACATGA
- a CDS encoding sulfurtransferase TusA family protein: MGIENIEPDVVHDVVGTFCPVPVAETAKVIKTMQVGQVLELVADDPGVVEDIPAWCKATGQEFLGLYEEDGEYHLFVKKVKET; this comes from the coding sequence ATGGGAATTGAAAACATAGAACCGGACGTGGTTCATGATGTGGTGGGGACCTTCTGTCCAGTCCCCGTTGCGGAGACTGCAAAGGTCATAAAGACCATGCAGGTTGGTCAGGTGCTTGAGCTTGTGGCAGATGACCCGGGTGTGGTGGAAGACATACCTGCATGGTGCAAGGCTACAGGTCAGGAGTTTCTCGGGCTTTATGAGGAAGATGGCGAGTATCATCTCTTTGTGAAAAAGGTAAAGGAAACATGA